The following are encoded together in the Parabacteroides chongii genome:
- a CDS encoding Gfo/Idh/MocA family protein, giving the protein MSINRRQFLRKSLAGSAAIVVGKDLSAASAPAVSTSFSPVEDLSPPAKGKSVLGLRCKPLSTVRVGVVGLGRGAGAVKRMAQIEGAEIVAICDLNPERIANSQKTLKNSNRKEAVAYTGEEDWKKMCERDDIDLIYNATPWELHVPIALYAMDHGKHVAIEVPAALTVKDCWALVDKAEETQLHCMMLENCCYDFFELATLNMARQGLLGEIIHTEGAYIHDLRGSKFKGYYKHWRLEYSKYHTGNPYPTHGLGPVAQILGINQGDRMDYLSSVSTNQFGLALWAKENLTDDERITLSERYALGDMNTTIIHTVNGKSIMIQHDTTSPRPYSRIHLVQGTKGMAVKYPERKVAIQPDTHSFLKEGPQKDVMAEYEHPLSKYIGERAKKVGGHGGMDFIMDWRLIYCLRNGYPLDQSVYDAAAWSSIVELSERSVLNKSCSVAIPDFTRGAWRNYKPWPVIDMKDVLHG; this is encoded by the coding sequence ATGAGCATTAACAGAAGGCAATTTCTAAGAAAATCATTGGCCGGAAGCGCAGCTATCGTTGTAGGCAAGGACCTGAGTGCTGCTTCCGCACCGGCTGTATCAACCTCTTTCTCTCCCGTGGAGGATTTATCACCTCCGGCAAAAGGAAAATCTGTTTTAGGATTACGTTGCAAACCCTTGAGCACCGTCCGTGTCGGTGTCGTCGGTCTGGGCAGGGGAGCCGGAGCCGTAAAACGCATGGCACAGATTGAAGGAGCGGAGATCGTTGCTATCTGCGATCTGAACCCGGAACGGATAGCCAATAGCCAGAAAACCCTTAAAAACAGTAACCGGAAAGAAGCTGTCGCTTACACGGGCGAAGAAGACTGGAAAAAGATGTGCGAACGCGATGACATCGACCTGATCTATAACGCCACTCCCTGGGAACTGCACGTGCCTATCGCCCTTTACGCTATGGATCATGGAAAACACGTCGCTATCGAAGTCCCTGCCGCACTGACGGTAAAAGACTGTTGGGCATTGGTCGATAAGGCGGAAGAAACCCAGCTTCATTGTATGATGCTGGAAAATTGTTGTTACGACTTCTTTGAACTAGCTACCTTGAATATGGCGCGACAGGGATTGTTGGGAGAAATTATTCACACCGAAGGCGCTTATATCCATGATCTGAGAGGATCGAAGTTTAAAGGTTATTATAAACACTGGCGTCTGGAATACAGTAAATACCATACAGGAAATCCGTATCCGACACACGGTTTGGGGCCGGTGGCCCAGATACTGGGTATTAATCAGGGAGACCGGATGGATTATCTTTCGTCTGTCTCCACCAACCAGTTCGGGCTGGCACTTTGGGCAAAAGAAAACCTGACAGATGATGAACGTATAACCCTTTCGGAACGTTATGCGCTGGGCGATATGAATACAACTATCATCCATACCGTCAATGGCAAATCCATCATGATCCAGCATGACACGACCTCCCCGCGTCCCTATTCCCGCATCCATCTGGTACAGGGAACCAAAGGCATGGCTGTCAAGTATCCGGAGAGAAAAGTAGCTATCCAGCCTGATACGCATTCGTTCCTGAAAGAGGGACCGCAGAAAGATGTGATGGCTGAATATGAACATCCGTTAAGCAAATATATCGGCGAACGGGCGAAAAAAGTCGGCGGTCATGGCGGCATGGATTTTATCATGGACTGGCGTCTGATCTACTGCCTGCGTAACGGTTATCCGCTCGACCAGAGCGTGTATGACGCAGCTGCCTGGTCATCTATCGTCGAGTTAAGCGAACGTTCCGTACTGAATAAAAGCTGTTCGGTTGCCATACCTGACTTTACCCGCGGAGCCTGGCGCAATTACAAGCCGTGGCCTGTCATTGATATGAAGGATGTATTGCACGGATAA
- the trxA gene encoding thioredoxin produces MKVKELTKQEFLNKVANYEASPEKWVYEGDKPCIVDFYATWCGPCKMIAPILEELAGEYEDKIDIYKIDTEKEEELAAAFGIRSIPSLLFCPMGEQPQMARGAMSKVDFKKAIDEVLLKNK; encoded by the coding sequence ATGAAAGTGAAAGAGTTGACAAAACAGGAATTTCTGAATAAAGTAGCTAATTACGAAGCAAGCCCCGAAAAATGGGTGTATGAAGGCGACAAACCTTGCATCGTCGATTTCTATGCTACCTGGTGCGGTCCGTGCAAAATGATCGCTCCTATTCTGGAAGAGCTGGCTGGCGAATACGAAGATAAAATCGATATTTATAAAATAGATACGGAGAAAGAAGAAGAGCTGGCTGCAGCTTTCGGTATCCGGAGTATTCCTTCCCTCCTGTTCTGTCCGATGGGCGAACAGCCACAAATGGCAAGAGGTGCCATGAGCAAAGTCGACTTCAAGAAAGCGATCGACGAAGTTCTTCTGAAAAATAAGTAA
- a CDS encoding superoxide dismutase, giving the protein MLTLCLSLLLLVTNNSNNSSSQITDKKEEIMKFELIKLPYAADALEPVISKATIEFHHGKHLQAYVNNLNNLIPGTKFENAPLEQIVAESDGAIFNNAGQILNHNLYFTQFSPNGGGEPKGKFADAIKATWGSFEDFKKEFNAAGAGLFGSGWVWLAKDKDGKLSITKEANGSNPVAKGLTPILGFDVWEHAYYLDYQNRRPDHLNALWQIVDWDAVGKRY; this is encoded by the coding sequence ATGCTTACATTATGTCTTAGTTTATTATTGTTGGTAACTAATAATAGTAATAATAGTAGTAGTCAAATAACAGATAAAAAAGAAGAAATTATGAAATTCGAACTAATTAAATTGCCTTATGCAGCAGATGCATTAGAACCGGTTATCAGTAAAGCAACCATTGAATTCCATCACGGAAAACATTTACAGGCTTACGTAAACAATCTGAATAACCTGATCCCGGGAACAAAATTTGAAAACGCTCCCCTGGAACAGATCGTAGCAGAATCTGACGGTGCTATCTTTAATAATGCCGGACAGATACTCAACCATAATTTGTATTTCACCCAGTTCTCCCCTAACGGCGGCGGCGAACCTAAAGGAAAGTTTGCGGATGCTATCAAAGCTACCTGGGGTTCATTCGAAGACTTCAAGAAAGAATTCAACGCAGCAGGAGCCGGTCTGTTCGGTTCAGGATGGGTATGGCTGGCAAAAGATAAAGACGGCAAACTTTCAATTACCAAAGAAGCTAACGGTAGCAACCCTGTTGCCAAGGGGCTGACTCCGATTTTGGGATTCGATGTATGGGAACATGCTTATTACCTGGATTACCAAAACCGTCGTCCCGATCACCTGAATGCCCTGTGGCAGATCGTTGATTGGGATGCCGTTGGCAAACGATATTAA
- a CDS encoding pyruvoyl-dependent arginine decarboxylase, protein MVKKVGNLIPNTFFITKGSGDSDLEKHAGSYHMALYDAGISDFNIMTYSSVIPATAHLATMDEIDLPPFGTELKTIMAVSHGYQDEFVSAGVVYAWMYKDENFDEKVGALVCEVSGRYRIEELESRLIRVINDLHQKTYGKYYLGELNFITEGITIEKRYGTALAALCFVDFLMPEIED, encoded by the coding sequence ATGGTAAAGAAAGTTGGGAATTTAATTCCAAACACCTTTTTTATTACGAAGGGTAGTGGTGATTCAGACTTGGAAAAACACGCAGGTTCTTATCACATGGCCCTTTATGATGCTGGTATTTCAGACTTTAACATTATGACTTATTCGTCTGTAATCCCTGCAACAGCGCATCTTGCAACCATGGATGAGATTGATCTTCCTCCATTCGGTACGGAATTGAAAACCATTATGGCGGTTTCGCATGGTTATCAGGATGAGTTCGTATCTGCCGGTGTGGTTTACGCCTGGATGTACAAGGACGAAAACTTCGATGAGAAGGTTGGAGCCCTGGTATGCGAGGTTAGCGGCCGTTATCGTATCGAGGAGTTGGAGTCACGTCTGATCCGTGTAATCAACGACCTGCACCAGAAAACATACGGAAAGTATTATCTGGGTGAACTGAACTTTATTACCGAAGGTATTACCATCGAAAAGAGATACGGTACAGCTTTGGCTGCTCTGTGTTTCGTGGATTTCTTAATGCCTGAGATCGAGGACTAA
- a CDS encoding PaaI family thioesterase, producing MKKIINPWKGLEGYMCFGCAPGNPQGLHMEFYEDGDDIVAFWEPESHYQGWLETLHGGIQTTMMDELAGWVVLRKLQTSGVTSRLDARFLKSISTREPRLMIRGRIKEQKRNAIFIETEIYNSQNELCSRADIIYFVVTKEQATEKFHFCGCKTEDEK from the coding sequence ATGAAAAAGATTATTAATCCCTGGAAGGGGCTGGAGGGCTATATGTGTTTCGGGTGTGCACCCGGAAATCCGCAAGGACTGCACATGGAATTTTACGAGGATGGCGATGACATCGTTGCTTTCTGGGAACCGGAAAGTCATTACCAGGGATGGTTGGAGACATTGCACGGGGGAATCCAGACGACAATGATGGATGAACTGGCCGGTTGGGTAGTATTGAGGAAATTACAGACATCGGGCGTGACTTCACGGCTGGATGCCCGTTTCCTGAAAAGTATCTCGACACGCGAACCGCGCTTGATGATACGGGGGCGTATCAAAGAGCAGAAACGGAATGCCATATTCATAGAGACGGAGATATACAATTCGCAGAACGAACTTTGTTCACGCGCGGACATTATATATTTTGTTGTCACTAAAGAACAGGCAACGGAGAAGTTTCATTTTTGCGGTTGTAAAACCGAAGATGAAAAATAA
- the nfo gene encoding deoxyribonuclease IV, with protein MKYIGAHVSASGGVENAPLNANAIGAKAFALFTRNQRQWKSSPLTKKSISLFKERCEEFGYKAAHILPHDSYLINLGHPDLDGLQKSRDAFLDEMQRCEQLGLDRLNFHPGSHLNEISVDDCLARIAESINRTLEQTVGVCAVIENTAGQGTNLGYTFEQIAAIIDRVDDKSRVGVCIDTAHTLAAGYDIKTEQGFMETFRHFDEVIGFSYLRGMHINDSKKDLATRVDRHDSIGKGVMGMTTFQMLMQDTRFDDIPLILETPDESIWAEEISYLYTL; from the coding sequence ATGAAGTACATTGGAGCTCATGTAAGCGCGTCGGGTGGAGTTGAGAACGCTCCGCTAAATGCTAATGCCATCGGGGCGAAAGCTTTTGCCCTTTTTACCCGGAACCAACGTCAATGGAAATCTTCCCCGTTGACGAAGAAAAGCATCTCCTTATTTAAAGAACGTTGTGAGGAGTTCGGCTACAAAGCCGCGCATATTTTGCCTCACGACAGTTATCTGATCAATCTGGGACATCCGGATCTGGACGGTCTGCAAAAATCGCGTGATGCTTTTCTCGATGAAATGCAGCGTTGCGAACAGCTGGGACTGGACCGACTGAACTTCCATCCGGGAAGCCATCTGAATGAAATTTCGGTAGACGATTGCCTGGCACGTATTGCCGAATCGATCAATCGGACACTGGAGCAGACTGTGGGAGTATGTGCCGTTATAGAGAATACGGCCGGACAGGGTACAAACCTGGGATACACTTTCGAGCAAATCGCGGCTATCATCGACCGGGTGGACGACAAATCCCGTGTAGGTGTTTGTATCGATACCGCCCATACGCTGGCTGCCGGTTATGATATCAAAACGGAGCAGGGCTTTATGGAGACATTCCGCCATTTCGATGAAGTGATCGGTTTTTCGTACCTGCGTGGAATGCATATCAACGATTCGAAGAAAGACCTGGCAACCCGCGTAGACAGGCATGACAGTATCGGGAAAGGTGTTATGGGAATGACCACTTTTCAGATGTTGATGCAGGATACCCGTTTTGACGATATACCTCTGATACTTGAAACGCCGGACGAATCAATCTGGGCGGAGGAGATCAGCTATTTGTACACTTTATAA
- the nhaD gene encoding sodium:proton antiporter NhaD gives MFILMPIIFVVGILAIALEDKIKINKAATALFMAISLWMILMFDAYNIFVERSNPLFEEFLVQNPEMTNLPAKDQFINFISNRSIVYHLGNVAETLFFVMCSMLIVDIVDKHGGFRAVTGYIRTSNKRKLLWYISFAAFFFSALLDNLAAAIVIMAVLRKLVPDRTDRLKYACMVIIAANAGGSWSPIGDVTTILLWVGKNVTAMHQISHVFIPALINMLVPLTIAHFWLFKKDARLRVMSEEEAADEFIPEIPNHARRVIFVIGVLSLALVPVFQMLTNLPPFLGVLLGLVILWVYTDIMYSRLRVHESEKLRITQLLPNIDLATIFFFLGILMAVGALETSGQLGIMSAYLDQHVHEPYLISFVIGVLSSCVDNVALVAATMGMYPIVQQAPDLAPYAQFFVSDGGFWTFLAYCAVTGGSILIIGSATGVTVMGLEKIDFMYYTKRFSILALIGYICGAAVYMLLFA, from the coding sequence ATGTTTATATTAATGCCAATTATTTTTGTCGTAGGCATCCTCGCCATTGCGCTTGAAGATAAGATTAAGATCAATAAAGCAGCAACAGCTCTTTTTATGGCTATTTCCTTATGGATGATATTGATGTTCGATGCTTATAACATCTTCGTCGAACGCTCTAACCCTTTGTTCGAGGAGTTTCTAGTACAGAACCCCGAAATGACCAACCTGCCGGCAAAAGACCAGTTCATTAATTTTATTTCCAATCGTTCCATTGTTTACCATTTGGGAAATGTGGCAGAGACATTGTTCTTTGTGATGTGTTCTATGCTGATCGTCGATATTGTAGATAAACATGGTGGTTTCAGGGCTGTTACCGGGTATATCCGTACTTCTAACAAAAGAAAATTATTATGGTACATTAGTTTTGCCGCTTTCTTTTTCTCCGCGTTGTTGGATAACCTGGCGGCTGCGATCGTAATCATGGCAGTGCTCCGTAAGCTGGTGCCCGACCGGACCGACCGTCTGAAGTACGCCTGTATGGTGATTATTGCGGCGAATGCCGGCGGTTCGTGGTCACCGATCGGTGATGTGACGACAATTCTCCTTTGGGTAGGAAAGAACGTGACGGCCATGCATCAGATTTCCCATGTATTTATTCCTGCGCTGATCAATATGCTGGTTCCGCTCACCATTGCCCACTTCTGGCTGTTCAAGAAAGATGCCCGCTTGCGTGTGATGAGTGAAGAAGAAGCGGCTGATGAGTTTATTCCGGAGATACCTAATCACGCCCGCCGTGTGATATTTGTGATCGGTGTGCTTTCGTTGGCATTGGTTCCGGTCTTCCAGATGTTGACGAATCTGCCTCCGTTCCTGGGGGTCTTGCTAGGATTGGTTATTCTTTGGGTATATACCGATATCATGTATAGCCGGTTGCGAGTTCATGAATCGGAGAAGCTGCGTATTACACAGTTGTTGCCTAATATCGACCTGGCAACGATCTTTTTCTTTCTCGGAATTCTGATGGCGGTAGGTGCACTGGAAACATCCGGACAACTGGGGATCATGTCTGCCTATCTCGACCAGCATGTACATGAGCCTTATCTGATCAGTTTTGTGATCGGTGTTCTGTCTTCCTGTGTGGATAACGTGGCTTTGGTGGCGGCGACGATGGGTATGTATCCGATTGTGCAGCAGGCTCCCGATCTGGCTCCTTATGCCCAGTTCTTCGTTTCCGACGGCGGGTTTTGGACATTCCTTGCTTACTGTGCCGTAACGGGCGGTAGCATCCTGATTATCGGTTCGGCAACAGGTGTCACGGTAATGGGACTGGAAAAGATTGATTTCATGTACTATACCAAGCGATTTTCTATTTTGGCATTGATTGGTTATATTTGCGGTGCGGCAGTATATATGCTATTATTCGCTTAA
- a CDS encoding dipeptidase gives MKRKWIIAAACAVLLSGMEAMACTGLLVGKKASVDGSVMISYAADSHTLYGELYRWPAATWPKGAMLEVREWDTNKPLGQIPQVEQTYSVVGNMNEHQVAITESTFGGRPELVDTTGIMDYGSLIYIALQRSKSAREAIKVMTDLVKEHGYYSSGETFSIADKNEAWVMELIGKGTGNKGAVWVAIRIPDDCISAHANQSRIQQIPFDDKENCMYSPDVVSFAREKGYFSGKDKDFSFQKAYCPYDFSGLRGCEARVWSFFRKYDTSMDKYTDFIKGDPTKEPMPLYVKPNRLLSVQDVQNGMRDHYEGTDLDMTKDAGAGSYKVPYRWRPMTFKVDGEEYTNERAIATQQTGFVIVPQMRNWLPDAIGGILWFGVDDADMAVFTPLYCSITESPECYRVGNGDIMNFSWTSAFWIHNWVANQAYGKYSFMIKDIRPVQQELENGYKETIPAIDKAASELYAKDPAEAIKFLTWFSTTTADQATARWKKLGEYLLVKYMDGNVKKEENGKFKQNGYGLSEYPDFPGYDEDYYRSIVKSAGDRLKVK, from the coding sequence ATGAAAAGAAAATGGATTATCGCAGCAGCCTGTGCCGTTTTGCTTTCCGGAATGGAGGCAATGGCTTGTACGGGTTTGCTGGTTGGAAAAAAGGCATCGGTCGACGGATCGGTCATGATCAGTTATGCAGCAGACTCACATACTTTGTATGGCGAGTTATACCGTTGGCCGGCGGCTACCTGGCCGAAAGGGGCGATGCTGGAAGTCAGGGAGTGGGATACGAATAAACCGCTGGGACAGATTCCGCAGGTGGAGCAGACGTATTCGGTAGTCGGCAATATGAACGAACACCAGGTGGCTATCACGGAAAGTACGTTCGGCGGCCGTCCCGAATTGGTGGATACAACAGGTATTATGGATTACGGAAGCCTGATCTATATCGCGCTACAGCGTTCCAAGTCGGCCCGCGAAGCGATTAAGGTAATGACCGACCTGGTGAAAGAACACGGTTATTACAGCAGTGGCGAGACATTTTCCATTGCCGACAAGAACGAAGCATGGGTGATGGAGCTGATCGGTAAGGGAACAGGAAATAAAGGGGCAGTCTGGGTTGCGATCCGCATTCCGGACGATTGTATCTCTGCACATGCCAACCAGTCACGTATCCAGCAGATTCCTTTCGATGACAAGGAAAACTGTATGTATTCGCCCGATGTGGTTTCTTTCGCTCGCGAAAAAGGCTATTTCAGTGGAAAAGATAAAGATTTCAGCTTTCAGAAAGCTTATTGCCCGTATGACTTCAGTGGTTTGAGAGGTTGTGAGGCACGTGTATGGTCTTTCTTCCGCAAGTATGATACTTCGATGGATAAATATACCGATTTTATCAAAGGCGATCCTACCAAAGAGCCTATGCCGTTGTATGTGAAGCCGAACCGTCTGTTGTCCGTTCAGGATGTTCAGAACGGTATGCGCGATCATTATGAAGGAACAGACCTGGATATGACGAAAGATGCCGGAGCAGGTTCTTATAAGGTGCCCTATCGTTGGCGTCCGATGACGTTCAAGGTAGATGGCGAAGAATATACGAACGAGCGTGCTATCGCTACACAGCAGACCGGTTTTGTGATCGTTCCGCAGATGCGTAACTGGTTGCCGGATGCCATCGGCGGAATCCTTTGGTTTGGCGTGGATGATGCCGATATGGCTGTCTTTACTCCGCTCTATTGCTCTATTACCGAGTCTCCCGAATGTTATCGGGTTGGGAACGGCGATATCATGAACTTCTCATGGACTTCCGCTTTCTGGATTCATAACTGGGTGGCTAACCAGGCTTACGGCAAGTATAGTTTCATGATCAAAGATATCCGTCCGGTTCAACAGGAACTGGAGAACGGTTATAAAGAAACAATCCCGGCTATCGACAAGGCTGCCTCCGAATTGTATGCGAAGGATCCGGCAGAAGCTATCAAATTCCTGACCTGGTTCAGTACGACGACAGCCGATCAGGCAACGGCTCGCTGGAAGAAACTCGGTGAGTATCTTTTAGTAAAATATATGGACGGAAACGTTAAGAAAGAAGAAAACGGCAAGTTCAAGCAAAATGGTTATGGGTTGTCTGAATATCCTGATTTTCCTGGCTATGATGAAGACTATTATCGTAGTATTGTGAAGAGTGCAGGCGACAGACTTAAAGTAAAATGA
- a CDS encoding porin family protein yields MKKLIVMCMLAIISMSAFAQTQQGQSSFGFNLGYGFNDNGNALLGLDYRYNLTDEVRLAPSLTYFVKDNGISAWAIDMNVHYVFKLSDMFGFYPLAGLDLSFWKWSGGGHVDGHKVDVSMNETRFGANIGLGGEVYATDQLTVGLEFKYNIIKDFDQPILGIRVGYNF; encoded by the coding sequence ATGAAAAAATTAATTGTTATGTGTATGCTGGCGATTATCAGCATGAGTGCTTTTGCACAGACCCAACAGGGACAATCGTCTTTCGGTTTTAATCTGGGGTATGGGTTTAATGATAACGGTAATGCTCTGTTAGGACTTGATTATCGTTATAATTTGACTGACGAAGTTCGTTTGGCTCCTTCATTGACCTATTTCGTAAAGGATAATGGAATAAGTGCCTGGGCGATTGACATGAATGTTCATTACGTGTTTAAACTGAGCGATATGTTCGGTTTCTATCCGTTGGCTGGTCTTGACCTTTCTTTCTGGAAATGGAGTGGAGGCGGACATGTTGACGGACATAAGGTTGATGTGAGCATGAATGAAACACGTTTCGGTGCAAACATCGGTTTGGGGGGCGAAGTATATGCAACGGATCAGCTGACTGTAGGTTTGGAATTCAAATATAATATCATTAAAGATTTCGATCAACCTATCTTAGGTATTCGTGTCGGATATAATTTCTGA
- a CDS encoding HAD family hydrolase: MKLKTALFDFDGVIVDTEPIYDIFWDEAGERYGTGIDHFAAVIKGTTLPYIMETYFSDRSEEFRQMVIKESTEYESTMPLPAMPGSIEFLHLLKEQGVQMGLVTSSDNTKVERAFKLHHLENIFDTIVTADRITKGKPDPMCYLLAAKDLNVSPADCIVFEDSFAGIQAGTSAGMRVIGLTTTNPEESLKDKVYEVIPNFEKITFEDYLKW; the protein is encoded by the coding sequence ATGAAATTAAAAACGGCTCTCTTTGACTTTGACGGCGTGATAGTCGACACTGAACCTATCTACGATATTTTCTGGGATGAAGCAGGTGAACGTTATGGAACTGGTATCGACCACTTTGCAGCTGTTATCAAAGGCACAACACTCCCTTACATAATGGAAACGTATTTTTCCGACCGTTCGGAAGAATTTCGTCAGATGGTAATTAAGGAATCTACCGAATATGAAAGTACAATGCCTCTCCCTGCAATGCCGGGCTCGATAGAGTTCCTGCATTTACTAAAAGAGCAGGGTGTACAGATGGGTCTGGTTACCAGTTCCGACAATACGAAAGTAGAACGTGCTTTCAAGCTACATCACCTGGAGAATATTTTCGACACGATCGTAACAGCCGACCGCATCACAAAGGGCAAACCCGATCCGATGTGTTATCTGCTGGCAGCAAAAGACCTGAACGTTTCCCCCGCCGACTGTATCGTCTTTGAAGATTCCTTTGCCGGCATACAGGCCGGAACGTCTGCAGGCATGCGAGTGATCGGACTAACGACCACCAATCCGGAAGAATCCCTAAAGGATAAAGTATATGAAGTGATACCGAACTTCGAGAAGATTACTTTCGAAGATTATTTGAAGTGGTAA
- a CDS encoding 3-keto-disaccharide hydrolase yields the protein MKASLKFAALSLALLCSCQSNDGWQQLFNGKDLTGFKQLNGEAPYRVEDGCLVGTSVTGQPNSFMATEQEYGDFILEFEALCDPSLNSGVQFRSESRPDYQNGRVHGYQCEMDPSDRAWSGGVYDEARRGWLVTLVDNKPGQEAYKKTDWNKYRIEAIGNNIRIWLNGVNTANLYDDETAKGFIAFQVHGIGKNADLEGKEIKWRNIRIKTENLEAERMQGTLAPEVNRIPNYLTDTEKADGWNLLFDGQTTTGWRGAHKEAFPDHGWKVEDGQLIVLKSGGGESTNGGDIVTDNEYAAFELSLEFKITPGANSGIKYFVTESEKPSGSAYGLEYQILDDQLHPDAKLYTTVPGSRTLASLYDMMPAQNKRFNGVGKWNQAVLKVFPNNHVEHWLNGFKTLEYERCSDAFREMVKGSKYAAPSYNEAGRFGEAPQGHVLLQDHGDEVAFRSIKIKELK from the coding sequence ATGAAAGCATCTTTGAAGTTTGCAGCCTTGTCTCTTGCGCTGCTTTGTTCCTGTCAGTCGAATGATGGCTGGCAACAGTTATTCAACGGTAAAGACCTTACCGGTTTCAAACAATTAAATGGGGAAGCCCCTTATCGGGTGGAAGACGGTTGTCTGGTCGGAACTTCCGTGACGGGTCAGCCGAATAGCTTTATGGCTACCGAACAGGAATATGGTGATTTTATCCTGGAGTTTGAGGCTTTGTGTGATCCGTCGCTGAACTCGGGTGTGCAGTTCCGTAGTGAAAGCCGTCCGGACTATCAGAACGGACGTGTGCATGGTTACCAGTGTGAGATGGACCCGTCCGACAGAGCTTGGAGCGGAGGTGTTTATGACGAAGCCCGTCGCGGCTGGCTGGTGACGCTTGTCGATAATAAACCGGGACAGGAAGCTTATAAGAAGACGGACTGGAACAAATATCGTATTGAGGCTATCGGCAATAATATCCGTATTTGGCTGAACGGCGTGAATACGGCAAATTTGTATGATGATGAAACGGCAAAAGGCTTTATTGCATTTCAGGTACATGGTATCGGAAAGAATGCCGACCTGGAAGGAAAAGAAATCAAATGGCGTAATATCCGCATAAAGACTGAAAATCTGGAAGCAGAACGTATGCAGGGTACGTTGGCTCCGGAAGTGAACCGTATCCCCAATTATCTGACCGATACGGAAAAAGCGGACGGCTGGAATCTGTTATTCGACGGTCAGACAACTACAGGCTGGCGCGGTGCCCATAAAGAAGCATTTCCCGATCATGGCTGGAAAGTGGAAGACGGACAGTTGATCGTATTGAAATCAGGCGGCGGAGAATCTACAAACGGTGGTGATATCGTAACCGACAACGAATATGCCGCATTTGAACTGAGCCTGGAATTTAAAATTACTCCGGGAGCCAACAGCGGTATCAAATACTTTGTAACGGAATCGGAAAAACCGAGCGGCTCTGCTTATGGCTTGGAATATCAGATACTGGACGACCAGCTTCATCCGGATGCCAAATTGTATACTACCGTTCCCGGCAGCCGCACATTGGCAAGTCTTTACGATATGATGCCGGCACAGAATAAACGCTTCAATGGGGTTGGAAAATGGAATCAGGCTGTTTTAAAAGTATTTCCCAATAACCATGTGGAACATTGGTTGAATGGCTTCAAAACATTGGAATATGAACGCTGTTCGGATGCTTTCCGCGAAATGGTAAAGGGCAGTAAATATGCTGCCCCGTCTTATAACGAGGCAGGCCGTTTCGGTGAAGCTCCCCAAGGACATGTCCTTTTACAGGATCATGGCGATGAAGTTGCTTTCCGCAGTATCAAAATCAAAGAACTGAAGTAA